One part of the Arabidopsis thaliana chromosome 4, partial sequence genome encodes these proteins:
- a CDS encoding Phosphoenolpyruvate carboxylase family protein (Phosphoenolpyruvate carboxylase family protein; FUNCTIONS IN: carbon-carbon lyase activity, catalytic activity; INVOLVED IN: in 7 processes; LOCATED IN: mitochondrion, chloroplast; EXPRESSED IN: 24 plant structures; EXPRESSED DURING: 13 growth stages; CONTAINS InterPro DOMAIN/s: Pyruvate/Phosphoenolpyruvate kinase, catalytic core (InterPro:IPR015813), HpcH/HpaI aldolase (InterPro:IPR005000); BEST Arabidopsis thaliana protein match is: aldolase like (TAIR:AT4G24080.1); Has 1807 Blast hits to 1807 proteins in 277 species: Archae - 0; Bacteria - 0; Metazoa - 736; Fungi - 347; Plants - 385; Viruses - 0; Other Eukaryotes - 339 (source: NCBI BLink).): MATASIFPAAVTVTRDVTSLLNPSSLIIGKSLSPSKFSSIKSSVSFSRKTLTPIRYSSSPADHSPATAVEAITNRSKTSLKSRLRGGETLYGLFLLSFSPTLAEIAAHAGYDYVVVDMEHGPGGIPEALDCIRALNAAGTSAILRLPENSPTWAKKALDLGPQGIMFPMIESRKDATKAVSYCRFPPDGIRGSAHTVVRASNYGIDEGYLSNYAEEILIMCQVESGEGVKKADEIAAVDGVDCVQMGPLDLSASLGYLWDPGHKKVREMMKKAEKSVLTTDPAKGGAYLSGFAMPHDGAGEIRGRGYHMVAGAVDVGLFRNAAVEDVRRFKMGLVNESDSEDSSEHDKDVDDEKYWSE, translated from the coding sequence ATGGCCACCGCTTCAATCTTCCCCGCCGCCGTGACCGTCACCAGAGATGTGACATCTCTTCTTAATCCATCTTCTCTGATAATCGGAAAATCATTATCTCCTTCAAAGTTCAGCTCAATCAAATCCTCCGTTTCATTTTCCCGCAAAACCCTAACTCCAATTCGATACTCTTCATCTCCCGCCGATCACTCACCCGCCACCGCCGTGGAAGCGATCACGAATCGATCCAAAACCTCCTTGAAATCTCGTCTCCGTGGAGGAGAAACTCTCTACGGTCTCTTTTTACTCTCCTTCTCGCCGACATTAGCCGAGATCGCTGCTCACGCCGGTTACGATTACGTCGTCGTTGATATGGAACATGGTCCCGGAGGTATACCGGAAGCTTTGGATTGTATTCGAGCTCTTAACGCCGCCGGAACATCAGCCATTCTCCGATTACCGGAAAACTCACCAACCTGGGCTAAAAAAGCTCTAGATCTAGGTCCACAAGGAATCATGTTCCCAATGATCGAATCTCGTAAAGACGCTACCAAAGCGGTGTCGTATTGCCGGTTTCCTCCCGACGGTATCCGTGGATCGGCGCACACGGTGGTGAGAGCTTCTAACTACGGAATCGATGAAGGGTATTTAAGTAATTACGCAGAGGAGATTCTGATTATGTGCCAGGTGGAATCAGGTGAAGGAGTGAAGAAAGCTGATGAAATCGCAGCCGTTGATGGTGTTGACTGTGTGCAAATGGGACCGTTGGATCTTAGTGCGAGTTTAGGGTATTTGTGGGATCCTGGACAtaagaaagtgagagagatgatgaagaaggcTGAGAAATCTGTGCTGACCACTGATCCGGCGAAAGGCGGGGCTTACTTGTCGGGTTTCGCGATGCCGCACGACGGAGCTGGTGAGATTCGGGGACGTGGTTACCATATGGTCGCCGGAGCTGTTGATGTTGGATTGTTTAGGAATGCTGCTGTTGAAGATGTGAGGAGATTCAAGATGGGTTTGGTCAATGAATCGGACAGTGAGGATTCGTCGGAACATGATaaagatgttgatgatgagaagtACTGGAGCGAATAa